Proteins encoded together in one Camelina sativa cultivar DH55 chromosome 9, Cs, whole genome shotgun sequence window:
- the LOC104711880 gene encoding thioredoxin-like 3-3: MRKQESEEAKLELESKSNHDGNLKIAPDDQSFLTILDDIKSSKSPAVINYGASWCGVCSQILPAFQKLSNSFSRLKFVYADIDECPETTRHIRYTPTFQFYRDGEKIDEMYGAGEERLHDRLWLHS, translated from the exons atgagaaaacaagaaTCGGAGGAAGCAAAACTTGAATTGGAGTCCAAATCGAATCATGATGGAAATTTAAAAATCGCACCGGACGACCAAAGTTTCCTCACAATTCTTGACGACATCAAATCTTCGAAATCTCCG GCTGTTATTAACTACGGGGCTTCATG GTGTGGAGTATGTAGCCAGATCCTTCCTGCGTTCCAAAAGCTGAGCAACAGTTTCTCGAGGCTCAAGTTTGTATATGCAGATATCGACGAGTGCCCTGAAACCACTCGCCACATCCGTTACACACCAACGTTTCAGTTTTACCGAGACGGCGAAAAAATCGATGAGATGTATGGAGCTGGTGAAGAGAGGCTCCATGATCGTCTTTGGCTTCACTCttga
- the LOC104711884 gene encoding cell division control protein 48 homolog D-like → MANEAESSDSKGTKKDFSTAILERKKAANRLVVDEAINDDNSVVCLHPATMEKLQLFRGDTVLIKGKKRKDTVCIALADDTCEEPKIRMNKVVRSNLRVRLADVTSVHQCPDVKYGKRVHILPVDDTIEGVSGNLFDAYLKPYFLEAYRPVRKGDFFLVRGGMRSIEFKVIETDPAEYCVVAPDTEIFCEGEPIKREDEERLDEVGYDDVGGVRKQMAQIRELVELPLRHPQLFKSIGVKPPKGILLYGPPGSGKTLIARAVANETGAFFFCINGPEIMSKLAGESESNLRKAFEEAEKNAPSIIFIDEIDSIAPKREKTHGEVERRIVSQLLTLMDGLKARAHVIVMGATNRPNSIDPALRRFGRFDREIDIGVPDEIGRLEVLRIHTKNMKLAEDVDLERVSKDTHGYVGADLAALCTEAALQCIREKMDAIDLEDDEIDAEILNSMAVTNEHFQTALGNSNPSALRETVVEVPNVSWADIGGLENVKRELQETVQYPVEHPEKFEKFGMSPSKGVLFYGPPGCGKTLLAKAIANECQANFISIKGPELLTMWFGESEANVREIFDKARQSAPCVLFFDELDSIATQRGSSVGDAGGAADRVLNQLLTEMDGMSAKKT, encoded by the exons ATGGCGAATGAAGCTGAATCATCTGATTC TAAGGGGACGAAGAAGGATTTTAGCACAGCGATTCTGGAGAGAAAGAAGGCGGCGAATCGTTTGGTTGTGGATGAGGCCATCAACGATGATAACTCCGTCGTTTGTCTTCACCCTGCCACCATGGAGAAGCTTCAACTCTTTCGTGGTGATACCGTTTTAATCAAG ggaaagaagaggaaggataCTGTGTGTATTGCTTTAGCTGATGATACTTGTGAAGAACCAAAAATCAGGATGAACAAGGTTGTTAGGTCTAACCTCAGGGTTAGGCTTGCAGATGTTACCTCTGTTCATCAATGCCCTGATGTCAAGTATGGGAAGCGTGTTCATATCTTGCCCGTTGATGATACCATTGAAGGAGTTTCTGGAAATCTATTTGATGCTTACCTTAAac CTTATTTCTTGGAAGCATATCGTCCGGTGAGGAAGGGTGATTTTTTCTTGGTTAGAGGAGGGATGAGAAGTATTGAGTTTAAGGTTATTGAGACTGATCCTGCTGAATACTGTGTGGTCGCTCCAGATACAGAAATTTTCTGTGAGGGTGAGCCGATTAAGAGAGAGGATGAGGAGAGGCTTGATGAAGTTGGgtatgatgatgttggtggTGTCAGGAAACAGATGGCTCAGATTCGTGAACTTGTTGAGCTCCCATTGAGGCATCCACAGCTTTTTAAGTCCATTGGTGTGAAACCTCCCAAGGGAATCTTGCTCTATGGTCCTCCTGGTTCTGGGAAGACATTGATTGCCCGTGCTGTTGCTAATGAGACTGGTgcgtttttcttttgtatcaaTGGTCCTGAGATCATGTCTAAGCTAGCTGGTGAGAGTGAGAGCAACCTCAGGAAAGCTTTCGAGGAAGCTGAGAAGAATGCTCCCTCTATCATTTTCATTGATGAGATCGATTCCATTGCTccaaaaagagagaagacacATGGGGAAGTTGAGAGACGGATCGTTTCCCAGCTCTTGACACTTATGGATGGGCTTAAAGCTAGAGCGCATGTGATCGTTATGGGAGCGACCAACCGTCCAAACAGCATTGATCCTGCTTTGAGAAGGTTTGGACGGTTTGACAGAGAAATTGATATTGGTGTTCCTGATGAGATTGGTCGTCTTGAGGTTCTAAGGATTCACACCAAGAACATGAAGCTCGCAGAAGAT GTTGATTTGGAAAGAGTCTCCAAAGACACCCATGGGTATGTTGGTGCTGATCTTGCAGCATTATGCACTGAAGCTGCTCTTCAGTGCATCAGGGAGAAGATGGATGCAATTGACCTAGAAGACGACGAGATAGATGCTGAAATTCTCAATTCTATGGCTGTGACTAATGAGCATTTCCAGACTGCCCTTGGTAACAGCAATCCTTCTGCTCTACGTGAGACG GTTGTTGAAGTGCCTAATGTTTCTTGGGCGGACATTGGTGGTCTTGAGAATGTCAAGAGGGAGCTCCAAGAG acTGTTCAATATCCAGTGGAGCATCCGGAGAAATTCGAGAAGTTTGGGATGTCACCATCTAAAGGAGTCCTATTCTATGGTCCTCCTGGTTGTGGAAAGACCCTCTTGGCTAAGGCTATTGCAAACGAGTGTCAAGCCAACTTCATTAGTATCAAAGGTCCTGAGTTACTCACAATGTGGTTTGGAGAGAGTGAAGCCAATGTGAGAGAGATATTCGACAAGGCACGCCAGTCTGCTCCTTGTGTTCTTTTCTTCGATGAGCTTGACTCCATTGCCACTCAG AGAGGTAGCAGTGTTGGAGATGCTGGTGGTGCAGCAGACAGAGTACTGAACCAGCTTCTTACAGAGATGGATGGAATGTCTGCTAAGAAGACT